The window GGGGCATTTGAAACTCGACAACCTTTGCTGGATCTATGACGACAATCACATCACGATCGAAGGCGATACCGAGTTGGCGTTTAGCGAGGACGTTGCAACTCGTTTTGAAGGATTGGGGTGGAATGTCCTGAAAGTCGACGATGCCAACGACACAAAGGCGCTCGCTGCGGCCATCGAAAAATTCAAATCGTGCCACGACAAGCCAACCCTGATCATCGTCCGCAGCGTGATTGGATGGGGAGCCCCCAATAAGCAAAACACCCATGGCGCACACGGGGCGCCATTGGGCTGGGATGAAATCGCCTTGGCCAAGAAGTTTTATGGTTTCCCAGAAGACGAAAAGTTCTACATCCCTGATGGCGTGGTCGAGCATTTTGCCGCCAATGTTGGCGAGCGTGGCAAGCAAGCCTCGGCGGCTTGGGAGACAATTTGGCAGCAATATCAAAAGGCGCACCCACAGAAGGCGGTTGAATTGCAAGCCGTGTTTGATGGCAAGTTGCCCGCAGGATGGGACAAGGATATTCCCGTTTTTGAGCCCAGCGACAAGGGGGATGCCACGCGAAACAGCAGTGGCAAAGTGCTCAACGCGATTGCTAAGAACTTTCCGACCATGATCGGTGGTTCGGCCGACTTGGCTCCAAGCAACAAGTCGGATTTGACCTTTGAAGGTGCCGACGAGTTTTTGCCACGTCACTATCAAGGCCGCAACTTGCACTTTGGGATTCGTGAACATGCGATGGCGGGCATCGTTAACGGGCTCTCCCTGTCAGGGCTGCGCAGCTATGGAGCCACGTTCTTTGTCTTTTCCGATTACATGCGGGGCGGGATGCGGCTGAGCAGCATTATGCATCAACCGGTTCTTTTTATCTTGACCCATGATTCGATCGGCGTTGGCGAAGATGGTCCGACGCACCAACCGATCGAGCATTTAGCCGCGTGTCGCGCGATCCCGGGGTTGAACGTTTTCCGTCCCGGCGATGCAAACGAGGTTGCGGAGTGTTATCGCACCGCAATGCAAATTAGCGATCATCCCTCCGCGTTCGTCCTTTCTCGCCAAAACATGCCGACCCTCGACCGAACCCGGTTCGCGTCAGCCAGTGGTTGCGGCCGTGGTGGTTATGTGTTGAGCGATTGTGAAGGGACGCCGGACGTGATCTTGATGGGCAGCGGCAGTGAGTTGTTCATGTGTGTCGATGCCGCCGAAACGCTGACCAAAGAGGGCAAAAAGGTACGCGTCGTTAGCATGCCGTGCATGGACATTTTTGCAGATCAGGACCAGTCGTACATGGATTCGGTGCTGCCCCCCAAGGTGACCAACCGGGTAGCAATTGAAGCGGGCATCCGGATGTGCTGGGATCGGTGGATTGGCAGTCACGGCAAATTTATTGGCATGAGCGGTTTTGGAGCCAGCGGCCCGTATGATGAAGTGTACAAACACTTCGGTATCAACGCCGATGCGATGGTTGCCGCTGCAAAGCGGTAACGGTGGTGGTATTTGCGAAGCGTGCTCTGGGGCGCTGAGTCAGGCCAAAGCTTTCGCATCCTGTGGGATGCTATTCC is drawn from Novipirellula artificiosorum and contains these coding sequences:
- the tkt gene encoding transketolase, whose product is MSVASTDIETQAIDTIRTLSMDAVQTANSGHPGTPMALAPIAYQVFNRTMNYDPAKPAWPNRDRFVLSCGHASMLLYSTLHLAGVKAVDPSGNVLDKLSITLEDIKNFRQIGSVCAGHPEYAEAAGIETTTGPLGAGVSNSVGMAMAEKWLKANYNTDEHVLFNYNTYALCSDGDLMEGVACEAASVAGHLKLDNLCWIYDDNHITIEGDTELAFSEDVATRFEGLGWNVLKVDDANDTKALAAAIEKFKSCHDKPTLIIVRSVIGWGAPNKQNTHGAHGAPLGWDEIALAKKFYGFPEDEKFYIPDGVVEHFAANVGERGKQASAAWETIWQQYQKAHPQKAVELQAVFDGKLPAGWDKDIPVFEPSDKGDATRNSSGKVLNAIAKNFPTMIGGSADLAPSNKSDLTFEGADEFLPRHYQGRNLHFGIREHAMAGIVNGLSLSGLRSYGATFFVFSDYMRGGMRLSSIMHQPVLFILTHDSIGVGEDGPTHQPIEHLAACRAIPGLNVFRPGDANEVAECYRTAMQISDHPSAFVLSRQNMPTLDRTRFASASGCGRGGYVLSDCEGTPDVILMGSGSELFMCVDAAETLTKEGKKVRVVSMPCMDIFADQDQSYMDSVLPPKVTNRVAIEAGIRMCWDRWIGSHGKFIGMSGFGASGPYDEVYKHFGINADAMVAAAKR